One region of Acidovorax sp. T1 genomic DNA includes:
- a CDS encoding MarR family winged helix-turn-helix transcriptional regulator, translating into MTSDSMLAPQDQIYQRPGFLLRRAHQLSVGLFEQYCREFNLTPPQYGILCVLSYAKDIDQVTLSKALGHDKVTTLHIVRVLEARGLLTRVPCPSGRRRMTLCLTDEGRSLRERAAAGAARAYERLMSPLDPTAQAQLLGLLERLCDDLEHSARASMVKLIPPGAAASGVDGP; encoded by the coding sequence ATGACATCCGATTCCATGCTGGCTCCGCAGGACCAGATCTATCAGCGCCCAGGTTTTCTGCTGCGGCGAGCTCATCAACTGTCTGTCGGGTTGTTTGAGCAGTACTGCAGGGAATTCAATCTCACCCCGCCCCAGTACGGCATCCTCTGCGTGCTTTCCTATGCGAAAGACATCGACCAAGTCACGCTTTCGAAAGCGCTCGGCCACGACAAGGTGACGACCTTGCACATCGTCAGAGTGTTGGAAGCGAGGGGATTGCTGACTCGCGTGCCGTGTCCTTCTGGTCGACGCCGGATGACGCTCTGTCTGACCGACGAGGGACGTTCCTTGCGTGAGCGGGCAGCAGCAGGGGCCGCTCGAGCGTATGAGCGGTTGATGTCGCCCCTTGATCCGACCGCGCAGGCTCAATTGTTGGGTTTGCTCGAGCGGCTCTGCGATGACTTGGAGCACAGTGCCCGCGCTTCGATGGTCAAACTGATTCCTCCGGGGGCTGCGGCCTCGGGTGTGGACGGACCGTGA
- the rplA gene encoding 50S ribosomal protein L1 translates to MAKLTKKQKALQGKVDSTKLYAFAEAIAIVKDAATAKFDESIDVAVQLGIDAKKSDQVVRGAVVLPNGTGKTTRVAVFAQGAKAEEAKAAGADIVGMDDLAAMVKAGDMPFDVVIAAPDAMRVVGTLGQILGPRGLMPNPKVGTVTPDVATAVKNAKAGQVQFRVDKAGIVHGTIGRRSFDNDKLQGNLTALIDALNKAKPASSKGLYLRKVAVSSTMGLGVRVDTQSIAA, encoded by the coding sequence ATGGCCAAGCTGACAAAGAAACAAAAGGCGCTGCAGGGCAAAGTGGACAGCACCAAGCTGTACGCATTCGCTGAAGCCATTGCAATCGTCAAGGACGCGGCAACGGCCAAGTTTGACGAATCCATTGACGTGGCTGTGCAGCTGGGCATCGATGCCAAGAAGTCCGACCAGGTTGTGCGCGGCGCCGTGGTGCTGCCCAACGGTACCGGCAAGACCACCCGCGTAGCGGTGTTTGCACAGGGTGCCAAGGCGGAAGAGGCCAAGGCCGCCGGTGCCGATATCGTGGGCATGGACGACCTGGCCGCTATGGTGAAGGCTGGCGACATGCCTTTCGATGTGGTGATCGCCGCTCCTGATGCCATGCGCGTGGTGGGTACCCTGGGACAGATTCTGGGTCCGCGTGGCCTGATGCCTAACCCCAAGGTGGGCACCGTGACGCCTGATGTCGCTACGGCAGTTAAAAATGCCAAGGCTGGCCAGGTGCAATTCCGTGTCGACAAGGCCGGCATCGTGCATGGCACGATTGGTCGCCGTTCGTTCGACAACGACAAGCTGCAGGGCAACCTGACTGCATTGATCGATGCGCTGAACAAGGCCAAGCCTGCCTCGAGCAAGGGTTTGTACCTGCGCAAGGTCGCTGTTTCGTCGACGATGGGCCTGGGTGTCCGCGTGGATACACAGTCCATCGCAGCGTAA
- a CDS encoding type II toxin-antitoxin system VapC family toxin: MMFVLDTNVVSELRKVRSGKADANVTAWAESVDAADLFVSAITIMELELGVLSIERKDATQGAMLRSWLEQHVLPEFSGRTLPIDTAVAQRCARLHVPDKRGERDALIAATALVHGMTMVTRNVADFQPTGAIILNPWEAVR, translated from the coding sequence ATGATGTTTGTTCTTGATACCAACGTGGTGTCGGAGCTGCGCAAGGTACGCAGTGGCAAGGCCGATGCGAACGTGACCGCATGGGCGGAAAGCGTTGATGCCGCCGATCTCTTTGTGTCAGCCATCACCATCATGGAGCTGGAGCTTGGCGTTCTGTCGATTGAACGCAAGGACGCCACCCAGGGGGCCATGCTGCGCTCATGGCTGGAGCAGCACGTATTGCCCGAGTTCTCCGGCCGCACGCTGCCTATTGATACCGCCGTGGCGCAACGCTGCGCACGGTTGCATGTCCCCGACAAGCGCGGCGAGCGCGATGCACTCATTGCGGCAACGGCCCTTGTGCACGGCATGACGATGGTTACTCGCAACGTTGCTGATTTCCAGCCAACGGGCGCGATCATTCTCAATCCGTGGGAGGCGGTGCGGTGA
- a CDS encoding sigma-54-dependent Fis family transcriptional regulator, protein MSVTASQPTSKTSIEGPDAVVDMKLPQLRELATSLRFSPDEGRIWMGSHRAVLLQAETFSSLRKELINALGMDMARVLLSRVYYEAGQRDAEDTLKAAGPNASWHDVVRTGGMLHALQGYVLPEHSGQGMFVGDLHSDDYCGEAIWKDSLEAEMHIAKFGVGSHAVCWNAVGYCSGYLSQCAGRTILVREVECRASGAARCRIVAKPVQQWEDAADDLRFMLPEPSPLPHEHVPLSMRLDPSDMNVTPWPRPAAAQGASDSVFVGVSAAFCVLQHKIDRVAPTQATVLLLGESGVGKSLIAREVHRRSGRAKAHFVEVNCAAIPEQLVESELFGVERGAFSGASHSRPGRFEAADGGTLFLDEIGTLSMTAQGKLLRVLQNGEMERLGSNQTISANVRVIAATNEDLKQAVRDGKFREDLYFRLNVFPIVVPPLRERRDPDGHPNSPVYGHLKLPHLN, encoded by the coding sequence TTGAGCGTCACAGCGAGTCAGCCAACCAGTAAGACCAGCATCGAAGGGCCGGATGCGGTCGTTGACATGAAGTTGCCCCAGCTTCGAGAACTCGCCACGAGCCTGCGTTTCTCGCCGGACGAGGGCAGGATCTGGATGGGCAGCCACCGAGCCGTGCTGCTCCAAGCAGAAACGTTCTCGTCTCTGCGAAAAGAGTTGATCAACGCCCTCGGAATGGACATGGCACGCGTGTTGCTCAGCCGCGTCTACTACGAGGCGGGTCAGCGCGATGCCGAAGACACGTTGAAGGCCGCGGGTCCCAACGCCTCATGGCATGACGTGGTGAGAACGGGCGGCATGCTGCATGCGCTTCAGGGCTATGTCTTGCCCGAGCACAGCGGCCAGGGCATGTTCGTCGGAGACTTGCACAGCGATGACTACTGCGGTGAAGCCATCTGGAAGGACTCGCTTGAAGCAGAGATGCACATTGCCAAGTTCGGCGTGGGGTCGCACGCGGTGTGCTGGAACGCCGTGGGGTATTGCTCTGGCTATCTCAGCCAATGTGCGGGCAGGACCATCCTCGTGCGCGAGGTCGAGTGCCGGGCGTCGGGAGCAGCGCGTTGCAGGATCGTCGCCAAGCCTGTACAGCAGTGGGAAGACGCGGCAGACGATCTGCGCTTCATGCTGCCAGAGCCATCTCCACTTCCTCATGAGCATGTGCCGTTGAGCATGCGGCTCGATCCAAGCGACATGAACGTCACCCCCTGGCCCAGACCTGCTGCTGCACAAGGCGCTTCGGACTCGGTGTTCGTCGGCGTGTCGGCCGCCTTCTGTGTGCTGCAGCACAAGATCGACCGGGTCGCGCCGACTCAGGCGACGGTCTTGCTACTGGGCGAGAGTGGCGTTGGCAAGAGCCTGATTGCACGGGAGGTGCATCGCCGAAGCGGGCGCGCCAAGGCGCACTTCGTCGAAGTCAACTGCGCCGCCATCCCAGAGCAGTTGGTCGAGTCCGAGCTTTTCGGCGTGGAGCGTGGGGCGTTCTCAGGGGCTTCGCACTCCCGTCCCGGGCGGTTCGAAGCGGCAGATGGCGGCACCCTGTTTCTCGACGAGATCGGCACGCTCAGCATGACCGCGCAGGGGAAGCTGCTGCGCGTGCTACAGAACGGCGAGATGGAACGCCTGGGCAGCAACCAGACCATCTCGGCCAACGTGCGGGTGATCGCCGCCACCAACGAGGACTTGAAGCAGGCCGTACGGGACGGAAAGTTTAGAGAGGACCTGTACTTCCGCTTGAACGTGTTCCCCATTGTCGTGCCGCCGTTGCGCGAGCGCCGAGACCCTGATGGCCACCCAAATTCCCCCGTCTATGGCCACCTCAAACTCCCCCACCTGAACTGA
- a CDS encoding IS3 family transposase, giving the protein MYSYEDRIRAVTLYIKLGKRTGATIRQLGYPTKNSLKSWHEEYERRLDLSSGYVRSKPKYSQVQKEQAVKHYAEHGRCIATTVEALGYPRDRKGTTIEQFIEVVDSYIRWYNEKRIKISLGALSPIEYRVSLGLAA; this is encoded by the coding sequence ATTTATTCATACGAAGACCGCATCCGAGCGGTCACGCTCTACATCAAGCTGGGCAAGCGCACCGGGGCGACTATCCGCCAGTTGGGCTACCCGACGAAGAACTCTTTGAAAAGCTGGCATGAGGAGTACGAGCGGCGCCTGGACCTGTCGTCCGGCTACGTGCGTTCGAAGCCGAAGTATTCTCAAGTTCAGAAGGAGCAGGCTGTCAAACACTACGCCGAGCACGGGCGCTGCATCGCCACCACGGTCGAGGCGTTGGGCTATCCTCGGGACAGGAAGGGCACGACCATCGAGCAGTTCATTGAAGTGGTCGACTCGTACATCCGCTGGTACAACGAGAAGCGGATCAAGATCTCCCTTGGGGCCCTCAGCCCGATCGAATACAGGGTGAGTCTTGGACTTGCGGCATAA
- the tuf gene encoding elongation factor Tu has translation MAKGKFERTKPHVNVGTIGHVDHGKTTLTAAIATVLSAKFGGEAKAYDQIDAAPEEKARGITINTAHVEYETANRHYAHVDCPGHADYVKNMITGAAQMDGAILVCSAADGPMPQTREHILLARQVGVPYIIVFLNKCDMVDDEELLELVEMEVRELLDKYNFPGDDTPIIRGSAKLALEGDKGPLGEEAIMKLAEALDTYIPTPERAVDGAFLMPVEDVFSISGRGTVVTGRIERGIIKVGEEIEIVGIKDTVKTTCTGVEMFRKLLDQGQAGDNVGLLLRGTKREDVERGQVLCKPGSIKPHTHFTAEVYVLSKDEGGRHTPFFNNYRPQFYFRTTDVTGAIELPADKEMVMPGDNVSITVKLINPIAMEEGLRFAIREGGRTVGAGVVAKIIA, from the coding sequence ATGGCAAAAGGCAAATTCGAACGCACCAAGCCCCACGTCAACGTGGGCACCATCGGTCACGTGGACCACGGCAAGACCACACTGACGGCGGCCATCGCCACGGTGCTGTCGGCCAAGTTTGGCGGCGAAGCCAAGGCCTACGACCAGATCGATGCAGCGCCTGAAGAAAAGGCCCGCGGCATCACCATCAACACCGCCCACGTGGAATACGAAACGGCCAACCGCCACTACGCCCACGTGGACTGCCCCGGCCACGCCGACTATGTGAAGAACATGATCACCGGTGCCGCCCAGATGGACGGCGCCATCCTGGTGTGCTCGGCCGCTGACGGCCCCATGCCCCAGACCCGTGAACACATCCTGTTGGCCCGCCAGGTGGGCGTGCCTTACATCATCGTGTTCCTGAACAAGTGCGACATGGTGGACGACGAAGAACTGCTCGAACTCGTCGAAATGGAAGTGCGCGAACTGCTGGACAAATACAACTTCCCTGGCGACGACACCCCCATCATCCGTGGTTCCGCCAAGCTCGCCCTGGAAGGCGACAAGGGCCCGCTGGGCGAAGAAGCCATCATGAAGCTGGCCGAAGCACTGGACACCTACATCCCTACGCCTGAGCGCGCTGTGGATGGTGCCTTCCTGATGCCCGTGGAAGACGTGTTCTCCATCTCCGGCCGCGGCACCGTGGTGACCGGTCGTATCGAGCGCGGCATCATCAAGGTCGGCGAAGAAATCGAAATCGTCGGCATCAAGGACACCGTCAAGACCACCTGCACCGGCGTGGAAATGTTCCGCAAGCTGCTGGACCAAGGGCAAGCTGGCGACAACGTCGGCCTGCTGCTGCGCGGCACCAAGCGCGAAGACGTGGAACGCGGCCAAGTGCTGTGCAAGCCCGGCTCGATCAAGCCCCACACCCACTTCACCGCTGAAGTGTATGTGCTGAGCAAGGACGAAGGCGGCCGCCACACGCCCTTCTTCAACAACTACCGTCCTCAGTTCTACTTCCGCACGACCGACGTGACCGGCGCCATCGAGCTGCCAGCCGACAAGGAAATGGTCATGCCTGGCGACAACGTGTCGATCACTGTGAAGCTGATCAACCCCATCGCCATGGAAGAAGGTCTGCGCTTCGCTATCCGCGAAGGCGGCCGTACCGTGGGCGCTGGCGTCGTGGCCAAGATCATTGCTTAA
- the rplK gene encoding 50S ribosomal protein L11 has product MAKKIVGFIKLQVPAGKANPSPPIGPALGQRGLNIMEFCKAFNAQTQGVEPGLPLPVVITAFADKSFTFIIKTPPATVLIKKAIKLEKGSPNALSTKVGKITRAQLEEIAKTKFKDMNAANVDAAVRTLAGSARSMGVTVGGL; this is encoded by the coding sequence ATGGCGAAAAAAATCGTCGGTTTTATCAAGCTGCAAGTGCCAGCTGGTAAGGCTAACCCATCCCCACCGATCGGCCCTGCGCTCGGTCAGCGTGGCCTTAACATTATGGAGTTCTGCAAGGCATTCAATGCGCAGACCCAAGGTGTCGAGCCCGGTCTGCCACTGCCTGTGGTCATCACGGCGTTTGCAGACAAGAGCTTTACCTTCATCATCAAGACACCGCCTGCGACGGTTTTGATCAAGAAGGCGATCAAGCTGGAAAAAGGCTCGCCCAATGCACTGAGCACCAAGGTTGGCAAGATTACTCGTGCCCAGCTCGAGGAAATCGCCAAGACCAAGTTCAAGGACATGAATGCCGCCAATGTGGACGCTGCTGTCCGCACGCTGGCTGGCTCTGCGCGCTCCATGGGCGTGACGGTGGGGGGGTTGTAA
- a CDS encoding RES family NAD+ phosphorylase, whose amino-acid sequence MSTTVWRIGFVPSPQPAIAAILGSLGYGSTLANGRWHTKGPAQIVYAGSSRALCQLEKRVHCNGANPANQALMRLELPARSEILHAADLGLPKDWHDHMAATQSIGMNWLASGASLGLWVPSFVERDEMNLLINPAHSQYGAIRLVVERNPFEFDPRLF is encoded by the coding sequence TTGAGCACCACCGTCTGGCGCATAGGCTTTGTACCGAGCCCGCAACCTGCTATTGCAGCCATCCTCGGATCGCTTGGCTACGGTTCAACCCTGGCCAATGGCCGTTGGCATACCAAAGGGCCTGCGCAGATCGTTTATGCGGGCTCCAGTCGGGCCCTGTGCCAGCTGGAAAAGCGCGTCCACTGCAACGGAGCCAATCCTGCCAATCAAGCCCTCATGCGCCTTGAATTGCCCGCCAGATCGGAAATCCTGCATGCGGCAGATCTGGGCCTCCCAAAGGACTGGCATGACCACATGGCAGCGACACAATCCATCGGCATGAACTGGCTTGCGTCCGGGGCGAGCCTGGGTCTTTGGGTGCCGTCATTTGTCGAGCGCGACGAAATGAACCTGCTGATCAACCCGGCCCATTCCCAATACGGGGCCATCCGGTTGGTCGTCGAGCGCAACCCTTTCGAATTCGACCCTCGCCTGTTTTAA
- a CDS encoding type II toxin-antitoxin system TacA family antitoxin: protein MPVAISTARLEARISTDLHSMLKRAAELQGRTMTDFVVSAVQDAAQRAIEQAEVIRLSLADQECFAQALLSPPLPAPALERAFARRSKLLRTE, encoded by the coding sequence ATGCCCGTTGCCATCTCTACCGCCCGCCTCGAAGCCCGAATCAGCACCGATCTGCATTCAATGCTCAAGCGTGCCGCTGAACTTCAAGGCCGCACCATGACCGATTTCGTTGTGTCCGCCGTCCAAGACGCAGCGCAACGCGCCATTGAGCAAGCGGAAGTTATCCGGCTTTCGCTGGCCGATCAGGAATGCTTTGCACAAGCGCTGCTGTCGCCGCCGCTACCGGCCCCAGCTCTGGAACGTGCCTTTGCCCGTCGCAGCAAGCTCTTGCGCACTGAATGA
- a CDS encoding antitoxin Xre/MbcA/ParS toxin-binding domain-containing protein → MIADPTPTPPATAARLSSLAELWQYIDDAAPAPKNTSTARTGLAKVKMGVKFGKRTYAVAIDNEHAYRILKRGISSKAIGPLAAFLGLGKGNVAEYLDMDRVTANRRAQKNQPLPDHAAEGVLRLLELNRMAVDTFSTEEEATRWLRQPHPMLDGDTPLDAARNSFGNERVKEILVAIKYGGAV, encoded by the coding sequence ATGATTGCCGACCCAACTCCCACCCCCCCCGCTACCGCTGCACGCTTGTCTTCGTTGGCTGAGCTGTGGCAGTACATCGATGATGCAGCGCCCGCACCAAAGAACACCTCGACTGCAAGAACAGGCCTTGCCAAGGTAAAAATGGGCGTGAAATTCGGAAAGAGGACTTACGCCGTTGCCATCGACAATGAGCATGCCTACCGGATTCTCAAGCGCGGCATCTCCAGTAAAGCAATCGGGCCTCTTGCTGCCTTTCTGGGCCTGGGCAAGGGCAATGTGGCTGAGTACCTGGATATGGACCGGGTGACCGCCAATCGGCGTGCTCAGAAAAATCAACCACTCCCAGACCATGCGGCGGAAGGCGTCTTGCGCCTACTTGAGTTGAACCGGATGGCCGTTGATACTTTCTCGACCGAGGAAGAAGCCACAAGATGGTTACGCCAGCCTCATCCCATGCTGGATGGCGACACGCCCCTTGATGCTGCGAGAAACTCATTTGGGAACGAGCGCGTCAAAGAGATTCTTGTCGCTATCAAATACGGCGGTGCCGTTTGA
- a CDS encoding GNAT family N-acetyltransferase codes for MSGAPFRLAPLDAGHDRTAFNSDSEPLNRYLREQVTQDVRRRVAACFVALADGPHIAGYYTLASASLLLADLPASTVKKLPRYPTVPAVRMGRLAVDQAFKSQGLGGALLADALDRAARSEIAAFALMVDAKDEAAAAFYRHHGFIALPDSPLTLFLPLATVLRS; via the coding sequence ATGAGCGGTGCACCGTTCCGGCTCGCGCCGCTTGATGCCGGGCATGACCGCACCGCGTTCAACAGCGATTCGGAGCCGCTGAATCGCTACCTGCGCGAGCAAGTCACCCAAGACGTTCGCCGCCGCGTTGCTGCCTGTTTCGTGGCTTTGGCAGATGGGCCGCACATCGCTGGCTATTACACCTTGGCCTCGGCAAGCCTGCTGCTGGCCGATCTTCCGGCCAGCACCGTCAAGAAACTGCCGCGCTATCCGACCGTGCCAGCTGTTCGGATGGGCCGCTTGGCTGTCGATCAGGCTTTCAAGAGCCAAGGTCTAGGTGGTGCGCTGTTGGCCGATGCGCTCGACCGTGCCGCCCGTTCGGAGATTGCCGCCTTCGCCCTGATGGTGGACGCCAAGGACGAGGCTGCAGCGGCTTTCTACCGGCATCACGGCTTCATTGCCTTGCCAGACTCGCCGCTTACCCTGTTCTTGCCGCTGGCTACCGTCCTGCGTTCTTGA
- a CDS encoding hemerythrin domain-containing protein yields MTETLAPTADVSPLGNFSHCHAGIISHLNTFGELSALLEPAARARLIARETLTFFRGAVFDHHKEEEKDLFPAVLRHAVPGAERAEVQAMVERLTAEHRRIEELWLDLEPQLEKVAKGADVKFDSAAAQELVGRYQAHARFEEDRLLPLAQQILGRHSADLAELGLALHTRHVVMAARRGLRGS; encoded by the coding sequence ATGACTGAAACCCTGGCCCCCACCGCCGATGTCTCGCCCCTGGGCAACTTCTCGCACTGCCACGCTGGCATCATTTCGCACCTCAACACCTTCGGTGAGTTGTCTGCCTTGCTGGAGCCCGCGGCCCGTGCCCGCCTGATCGCGCGCGAGACGCTGACCTTCTTCCGCGGCGCTGTGTTCGATCACCACAAGGAAGAGGAAAAAGACCTGTTCCCCGCAGTGCTGCGGCATGCCGTGCCAGGCGCTGAACGCGCGGAGGTGCAGGCCATGGTGGAAAGGCTGACGGCCGAGCACCGCCGCATCGAGGAGCTTTGGCTCGACCTGGAGCCGCAGTTGGAGAAAGTCGCTAAGGGAGCCGACGTGAAGTTCGACAGCGCCGCCGCACAGGAACTGGTGGGCCGTTACCAGGCGCACGCCCGCTTCGAGGAAGACCGCCTGCTGCCGCTGGCCCAGCAAATCCTCGGGCGCCACAGCGCCGACTTGGCTGAGCTGGGCTTGGCGCTGCATACCCGCCATGTGGTGATGGCGGCGCGTCGCGGGCTCAGGGGGTCATGA
- the secE gene encoding preprotein translocase subunit SecE — protein sequence MATTQVETVNTGADKAKLAAAVALVIASVAGFYLLGNQGVVVQWAALLVGLVAAAAVFLVSESGRQLVAFAHDAWREVKKVVWPTRKETLQMTAYVFAFVVIMALFLWFTDKTLEWVLYDLILGWRKS from the coding sequence ATGGCCACTACACAAGTTGAAACCGTCAATACGGGGGCGGACAAGGCCAAGCTCGCCGCAGCGGTGGCATTGGTGATAGCTTCTGTTGCGGGTTTTTATTTGCTGGGCAATCAGGGGGTCGTTGTTCAATGGGCGGCATTGCTGGTGGGTCTCGTCGCTGCGGCGGCTGTCTTTCTGGTTTCCGAATCTGGACGTCAGTTGGTTGCCTTTGCGCATGATGCCTGGCGTGAGGTCAAAAAGGTGGTATGGCCTACGCGCAAGGAAACATTGCAGATGACTGCCTATGTGTTTGCATTTGTCGTGATCATGGCGTTGTTTTTGTGGTTTACCGACAAGACTCTTGAGTGGGTTTTGTATGACTTGATTCTGGGTTGGAGAAAATCATGA
- the istB gene encoding IS21-like element helper ATPase IstB, protein MNMIEIERALRELRLSGIAETLSTRVMQAQAAQQPFLETFAAMLQDELDRRRSRLTERRFKRSGLDERPSLADFDWRFNPKLPRSACFELHTLKFIGEGANALIIGKPGTGKSHVAKAVAYQATLQGYDVRYLEADTEFARYALATTAERTELLKDWVAPDLLVLDDLFLARRISEHAAEVLQAIVHQRYKLRRAVLITSNRVVQDWGKYLGDATMASTILDRLMHRCAMLEFEGKSYRLKEAAARIAITPESS, encoded by the coding sequence ATGAACATGATCGAGATCGAACGCGCGCTGCGCGAGCTGCGCCTGTCCGGCATCGCCGAGACCCTGTCCACCCGCGTGATGCAGGCCCAGGCCGCCCAGCAGCCTTTCCTGGAGACCTTCGCCGCCATGCTGCAAGACGAGCTGGACCGCCGGCGCTCTCGCCTGACCGAGCGCCGCTTCAAGCGCTCGGGTCTGGATGAGCGCCCCTCGCTGGCTGACTTCGACTGGCGTTTCAACCCGAAGCTGCCGCGCAGCGCCTGCTTCGAGTTGCACACCCTGAAGTTCATCGGCGAGGGGGCCAACGCGCTGATCATCGGCAAGCCGGGCACCGGCAAGAGCCATGTGGCCAAGGCCGTGGCCTACCAGGCCACGCTGCAGGGCTATGACGTGCGTTACCTGGAAGCCGACACCGAGTTCGCCCGTTACGCGCTGGCCACTACGGCAGAGCGCACCGAGCTGCTCAAGGACTGGGTCGCGCCGGACCTGCTCGTCCTCGATGACCTGTTCCTGGCCAGACGCATCAGCGAGCATGCCGCTGAAGTCCTACAGGCCATCGTGCACCAGCGCTACAAGCTGCGCCGCGCTGTTCTCATCACGTCCAACCGCGTGGTGCAGGACTGGGGCAAATACCTCGGCGACGCCACCATGGCCAGCACCATCCTGGATCGCCTCATGCACCGCTGCGCGATGCTGGAGTTCGAGGGCAAGAGCTACCGCCTCAAGGAGGCCGCTGCACGCATCGCCATCACACCCGAGTCGTCATAA
- a CDS encoding helix-turn-helix domain-containing protein: MPLLTDALLTRFSKRHGRNPTGIAARAMQALIHHGWPGNVRELENVLERGVIMIQGDELLDIHHLSNADDTLTSPSFFGIGHMGQLATNTEIDTDPSAVSLRNEGTATSVPALAELLVQQGKGRLPEMEDALVRAAIRQAGGNITRAAGLLGISRAQMDYRHKKIDGGAN, translated from the coding sequence ATTCCGCTGCTCACAGACGCCCTGCTGACACGTTTCTCCAAGCGCCACGGAAGAAACCCGACGGGCATTGCGGCCCGCGCCATGCAGGCCCTCATTCACCACGGCTGGCCAGGCAATGTCCGGGAACTGGAGAACGTGTTGGAGCGTGGCGTGATCATGATCCAGGGCGACGAGTTGCTCGACATCCATCACCTGTCGAACGCCGACGACACGTTGACGTCACCCAGCTTCTTCGGCATTGGCCACATGGGTCAACTCGCCACGAACACTGAAATCGACACGGACCCATCAGCCGTTTCCCTGCGCAATGAAGGGACCGCCACCTCTGTGCCCGCGCTCGCTGAACTGCTGGTTCAGCAAGGCAAGGGGCGTCTGCCTGAAATGGAGGACGCGCTCGTGCGCGCGGCCATCCGGCAGGCCGGCGGAAACATCACGCGCGCAGCGGGTCTGCTCGGCATATCGAGAGCACAGATGGACTACCGTCACAAGAAGATCGACGGCGGCGCCAACTAG
- a CDS encoding type II toxin-antitoxin system Phd/YefM family antitoxin, which translates to MTITTLSSREFNQGASEAKRAANNGPVFITDRGRPAHVLMSFEEYQRLTKQRRNIADALAMPGIADIEFVPPRVTIKPRPVDFT; encoded by the coding sequence ATGACCATCACCACCCTATCAAGCCGCGAGTTCAACCAAGGGGCGAGCGAGGCAAAACGGGCCGCAAACAACGGGCCAGTGTTCATTACAGATCGCGGCCGACCGGCCCATGTGCTGATGAGCTTTGAGGAGTATCAGCGGCTCACCAAGCAGCGGCGCAACATTGCCGATGCGCTGGCAATGCCGGGTATCGCCGACATCGAGTTTGTGCCGCCGCGTGTGACCATCAAACCCCGGCCGGTTGATTTCACATGA
- the nusG gene encoding transcription termination/antitermination protein NusG has product MTSVVDLTGVDASGGSASSNPDLRWYIVHAYSGMEKAVERNILERITRSGMRDKFGRILVPTEEVVEMKNGQRKTTERRLFPGYVFVEMVMDDDTWHLVKHTNKVTGFVGGAKNRPAPISEEEVQKIVSQMQEGTDKPRHKVEFMVGELVRVKEGPFTDFNGSVEEVNYEKSRVRVSVMIFGRSTPVELEFGQVEKT; this is encoded by the coding sequence ATGACAAGCGTTGTGGATTTGACTGGGGTGGATGCCTCGGGTGGCTCTGCATCTTCCAATCCTGATCTGCGCTGGTATATCGTCCATGCATATTCGGGTATGGAAAAAGCGGTAGAGCGCAACATCCTTGAGCGCATAACCCGCTCCGGCATGCGGGATAAATTCGGCCGTATTCTGGTGCCGACCGAAGAAGTGGTCGAGATGAAGAACGGCCAGCGTAAAACCACGGAGCGCCGTTTGTTTCCTGGCTACGTGTTCGTCGAGATGGTCATGGATGACGATACGTGGCATCTGGTCAAGCACACCAACAAAGTCACGGGATTTGTGGGTGGTGCGAAGAACCGCCCGGCGCCCATTTCTGAAGAAGAAGTGCAGAAGATCGTCAGTCAGATGCAGGAAGGCACTGACAAGCCCCGGCACAAGGTTGAATTCATGGTGGGCGAGTTGGTGCGGGTTAAGGAGGGCCCTTTCACGGATTTCAATGGATCGGTGGAAGAGGTGAATTACGAAAAGAGCCGCGTGCGTGTTTCCGTGATGATTTTTGGTCGCTCCACGCCGGTGGAGCTGGAGTTTGGTCAAGTCGAAAAGACCTAA